TCGCCGTATAGTTGATTTTGTGCCCGCCGATCGTCACGGAGTTCTTCGTAATGGCGGCGTTTTCGGCGGTGTCGGTCACCGAATCGTCTGGTCCGTTACCGTATGCGACCGGATCGAAGCAAGGCTTGTCCCCCGCCCGATGCGGCACAGCAGAGGGCATCGGCGCTTGCGTAGCGTGGGAGTTGTGCGGAGACTGCGGACTGCCGGAAGCTGACTCGGGATTCGTCATGATCGCTCCATCGGATTCGTTGACGTCATATAAAGTCGTGCAAGGTCCTGCCCATCATCGATGCGTGCGCCCCGGACACATATTCCGGCCGCACACTCGCCGAACTATAGTGCCGCCGCCACTTTCTGGCCATTGGGACTGCCGAGCCCCGTGCACGCATCCCAGCCCGGCGTCGCGGCAAAGCTGCCGTTGTTGCCCTGCGTGATGTCGTTACATACGCCCCTGGCCTGATAGAGCTTTGGATTCACAAAACCGACCGACTCGCCCTTTGCCGCATTGATGCGGGCGATGAGCGCGGCCCACAAAGGCGCCACCGCACTCGTTCCGCCCACGACGGTCATGCTGCCGTCGATGAGCACGTCGTAGCCTGTGGCGGGCGAAGCGTCACCGGCCACATCGGGCACACCGCGCCCTGCCAGCGCCCTGCTGCCCCCTTGCGTGCCCGTCGCGGACAGGCCGTTTTGCCACGCCGGTACAGGAAACGCGGTACTTACGCCCCCGCCGCCCGCCCCCCCGTCCTGCCCGTCGTTCCACACGATCTCGCGCGCAATCGACTGCCCCGAAGCCTGCAGATTCGTGCCGCCGCAGGCGAGCACGTAGGGGCTCGACGCAGGAAAGTCGACGTGATCGCTACCGTCGCTGACACCGTCGCTCGAACCGCTATCGCCCGCTGCCGCGCACACCGTCACGCCCAACGCCGCAGCTGCCTGCAAGACGCTGTTGAATGCATTCAGCGACTGCGCGGTCCAGATCGTTTCCGGCCCGCCCCAACTGATGGAGATCACCGACGGCTTGTTTGTTGCGTCGTGCACGGCGCGGCTCACGGCATCGATGAAGCCGGCGTCGCTATTTGAAGTGAAGTAGACCGCGATCGTTGCCCCGGGCGCGATCGCTCCCGCGATTTCGATATCGAGCGTGACTTCGCCGTCCGGCCCATTTGGATCGCCGCTCGGCGCATTGCTGCCCTGATCGACGCCCACTGACACAACCTTGGGCACCGGCACACCGAGCCCCGAGAAATACGTGTTGAGATCGGAGTTCTGAAAGCCGCCGCCAAGCTCGATGATGCCGATGCACTGACCTGTGCCGTCACCCGGCGGGAAGTTGTACAGGGACGCGAGCTGCAGCGGGGTAAAGGTTGCCTGCTGAGCCTTCGCCGGCACAAACGGCGGCCGGATGCGAAAGTGAGGGCGCGCCTGCGGCCGGTTGTCGAGCCCGAGCACAGCGGTGACCACGCCGTACAGTTCGTCCGGAACGCAGATCGATCCCGTGCGCCCACGATACTGCCCCAGCGAATGATGCACATAATAGTGAAGCTGGACGTCGAAGGCCGTTTGGAACTGCGCGATCGTGCCGCTCAGCACGACAGTACCCGCCGCGGCGTCCTCGCGTACGACCGACAGGCCATGTTGCGCGGCGAAAGCCTTCAGCTTTGCGACATCATTGGGCGCGGCGCCAAACTCTTTGCCGAACTGTTCCCGCGAAACTGGTTGCGCCTTCGGGTCGCCCGACTCGATCTTTTTCATCAGTGCCTGAAACTGCTGCTCGCCCTGACGACGCAGCATCACCACCACCTCGATGGTCTCTGCCGGGTTGCAGCTGCCGACCACCTTCGAGCCCGACTGCACTGCCCGCTCGCTTCCCGCCAGTGGATGTTTTGTCATGGTATCGACTCCCCTCCGTGCACGGCGCGGGCGCCGTGCGTTGACCCCCGGACCAGCAGACCGTTCGACGACCTGCCTCGAAACCCACATAGGGTCTTTGTTTCCGAAACTGCGCTGAACCGTCGGACAAGTCCATTCGAACACAGTTCCAGCCTGAGCGATACCTGGCCGTACGGCCGATTCCCGCCGGCTTGCGAAGCCGCTACGATGTGTCCTGTCGCGCTATGATTGCGCGGCGTGCTACCGGCTCGCCCATTACTCGCGTGCAGTAAGTGCGCCCGATTGAAGAATTCGAGGAACCTTCCCATGTCCATTTCCATGTATCAGGCATCGGTGCCCGTGCTCGTGCGCGGTCTCACCAATCTCAAGACGTTCCTTGGCAAGGCGCAGGCCCATGCCGCCGAAAAGCAGATCGAGCCATCCGTGTTCATTGGTGCACGGCTCTTTCCCGACATGCTGCCGCTCAACCGCCAGGTGTATATCGCAACCGACACGGCCAAAGGTTGTGCTGCCCGCCTCGCTGGCGTCGAAGCGCCGAAGTACGACGATGTCGAAGTCACGTTCGACGAACTCGACGCCCGTATCCAGAAGACGATTGTTTACCTGAACGAGTTCAAGCCGGAACAGATCGACGGATCTGAAGAACGCCAGGTGACGCTGAAGATGCGTACCGGTGCGGTCGAGTTCACGGGCATCGCCTATCTGCTGCATTTCGCCCTGCCCAATTTCTTCTTCCACACCACGACGGCTTACGACATCCTGCGTCACAACGGCGTGGAACTGGGCAAGCTCGACTTTCTTGGACGCGGCACCAGCAACTGATCTACCCGGCGCGGCGTCGCTTCGGCGGCGCCGGTGTCGCGACGGTCATCGCGTGTCGCCGGTCGCCTCGTGTCGCGGGCTACCGGTGCCACACCATTCAAATGCGAGGCTGGAACGCGATGATGCTCATGCCCGCAAGCGTCACGACAGCGCCAGCCAGATCCCATAAGGTGGGGCGCACCTGCTCGACGCCCCACAGCCACAGAATCGCCACGGCCACGTATACGCCACCATAGGCCGCATAGACACGGCCCGCTGCCGTGCCATGTAATGTCAGCAGCCACGCGAACAGTGCCAGACTGAGCGCGCCCGGAACCAGCAGCCACGGTGAGCCGCCCTCTTTCAGCCAGCGCCAGGGCAAATAGCAACCCACGATCTCAGCGATCGCGGTGATGGCATAGAGGAGGAAAGTCTTCATCGAATGAACAGGTGCGGGAAAGTTGAGTCAGTCGCGTGACGGCGGCACGCAGCGTGTCGCCGTCCATGGCCTTTATTAGCGCAATCATTTTGCCCGATGCGACCCCCGCGCGCGACAGTGGTCCCGTCCTGTCTCCGTATCGGTTACGGCACGAACGTCAAATCACCTTGCATCGCCATCTGCCGGTTCGACTCGAAAACAGGCTTCTGTATTGGCTGCCTGCGCACCCGCGACGAATGCAAAGGATGGAAGAAAATGAAAGACAGGCATCGTCGGAAGGTGATCGAGGACCGGTCGCATACCGAAAGCAGGCTGAATAAATAGCCGCCCTGCAGCCCGCATCATTGGGCGTCTAGTCGAACGACAGACGCAGCGCGAAACCGATCAGTGCGGCGGAAAACGTCCAGCGCTGCACGGTCTGCGCGAGCGGATGCGTCCTCATCCAGTTTGCGATGCGCGCGGCACCGATCGCGTAAACCGCGTCGAAACACGCGCCCGCAATCAGCAAAACGACGCCCAGTTCCACTACCTGCATGACGACCGCGCCTTCCTGAGGCCGGACGAATTGCGGCAGCAGCACGGAGCAGAACAGCAACGCCTTTGGGTTCAGCAGATTGGTGAGCAGCCCCTTGATGAACGCGGCCCGCAGCGGACTCGGCTCCGCCGCCGCTGCGCCTGCGGACGGCAGCGCAAAGACCGGCGAGCGAAAAATCTGCACGGCGATCCACGCGAGATAGACCGCGCCGCCGTAACGCACCACGTCGTAAAGCCACGGCGCACTGCGCAGCAGCGCGGCAACGCCGCACGCGGAGAGTGTCACGTGTGTCGCGCGGGCAACGGCCAGGCCGCCTGCGGCCGCGAAGCCGCTACGTACGCCGCGCCCGATGCTCGTCTGCATGACGAGCGCCATGTCCGGTCCGGGCACTGCGTAGACCACCACCAGCGCGGCGATAAAAACGATCAGAAGATGAGTGGAAATCATGTCGGCCCCGCGTTCTCGAGGCCTCTATCTTGCAATCTTCTTGCGAGCGATTTCTGGCGTTTTTCCTATTGAATTAGCTCTTTATTGGTGCAATACGCTATACTTTCTGGATTCTATAGTGCCATCCCCTTACCATGACGAACGACCTCGACAAAGTCGACCGGGCCATCCTGGCCACCCTGCAAAACGACGGCCGCATGTCCAACGCACGGCTCGCCGAAGCCGTCGGTCTGAGCGAAACGCCCTGTGCGCGCCGCCTCAAACGTCTGGAAAGCGACGGATACATCGAACGCTACCGCGCGATGCTGTCGCGCTCCGCACTTGGACTCGGCGTTGTTGCCTTCGTCCATGTCCGCTTCGCGGTCCATGACCGCGCCGTCGCGACGCGCTTCGAGCGCGAGGTGCTGGCGATCCCCCGTATCCTGTCGTGCCACAACGTGTCGGGCAGCGCGGATTATGTGCTGCAGATCGTCGCGCGCGATCTCGACGACTACGGTACGTTCATGCGCGATGAGTTGCGCAGTTTGCCTGGCGTGACTTCGGTGGAGTCGTCGTTGTCGCTGCGCGAGGTCAAGGCGAATGGCGGTCTGCCGCTGCCGTGACAAGCCGGATCGCGGGCTGGCGCTGCGCGACTCGTGGCATAGTGAGCGGCGACACGGCGCATTTGCCGGATGAACGATGGAGTTGGAATGAACCACGAACAGGCGCGAGCCGAAGAATCCCGCGTGATGGAGCGCGTGCTCACAGCCACGAAGCAGGTGCAGACGGCCTTTGCTGCCCTGCAGTCGCAATTCCCGTCCGCGGGAACCGGACGGCCTTCGCAGATCGCGTTACAGACATTCGATGCCGCATTGCAGGAACTCGAAGAGGCCCAGGCCGCGTTCGACGAAATCCTCGGCGATCTGCTTGACGGCAATCGCTGAACGGACTATCTGCCCCACCTCCTGGCGAGCCGTCTTTGCGTCGTATGTCGCCGCACACCTTTCGCGTGCCGCTTCGCGTCTCTCAACTCGGAGGCACGCGCGACGATTGACCGTTAGTTGCGTTTTTTAAGACTGGATAACTCGTGCGTCGCCTGTAGAACAGCTGGATACTCAGTCTTCAGGGAAAAGGTCAGTCGTGGCAGCCACGATCAACCAGGATCCTGCGGCGTGCGCGCCGGCAGGCCCGCCGCACAGCAGCGATGCGAAGCTTCGGCGCGCTGTCTGGTTTGTAACGCTCCGGGTTCCCGGCATGGCTGGCGCTTCCCTTCGAAATGCCGATGCGCCTCGCCATGCGCCAGCTCGTGCGACTGGTGACGGCGCCGGGAGTCATACGACCCGGCACGTACCGGGTCGGTACACGCCGTTGGCTGGCTCGTTGCGGTTGGGTTCCGGCCATCGCCGGATTTGATACATCGCAGTATCTTTTCCTGTTCAGGAGCGCAACATGGGCAAGCAGACGATCGCAGACTATCTGGCCAGAACACTCGCGGCCGCAGGCGTCGAACGAATCTGGGGCGTGACGGGCGACAGCCTGAACGGGCTGGCGTTCAGCCTGAACCAGCTCGGCTCGATACGCTGGATGCACACCCGTCACGAGGAAGTCGCCGCGTTCGCGGCCGGCGCCGATGCGGCGTCGACCGGGAAGCTCGCCGTATGCGCGGGCAGTTGCGGTCCGGGCAACCTTCATCTGATCAACGGTCTCTTCGATTGCCATCGCAATCATCAGCCCGTGCTGGCGATTGCCGCGCACATTCCGTCGACGGAGATTGGGCTCGGCTACTTTCAGGAAACGCATCCGCAGGAGCTTTTCAGGGAGTGCAGCTATTTTGCCGAACTGGTGTCGAACGCCTCGCAGTTTCCGCGAGTCCTCGCACGCGCGATGCGTACGGCCATCGACGAGCGCGGCGTCGCCGTCATCGTGCTGCCCGGAGATGTCGCGCTAAGCGATGGCCCGGAAGAGCCCGCGACCTGGACCACCTCCGCCCCGCCGTCGATTGTCGCAGCCGACGCGGATCTCGACCGGCTGGCCGAACTGCTCAATACGTCGGAAGCGGTCACGCTGTTGTGCGGAAGCGGTACGCAAGGCGCGCATGACGAAGTTGTTGCGCTGGCCGATACGCTCGGTGCGCCCGTGGTCCATGCGCTGCGCGGCAAGCAGTTCGTCGAATGGGACAACCCCTTTGACGTCGGCATGACCGGGCTGATCGGTTTCAGTTCCGGCTATCACGCCATGGAATCGTGCGACACGCTGCTCATGCTGGG
The DNA window shown above is from Paraburkholderia sp. BL10I2N1 and carries:
- a CDS encoding S53 family peptidase, with translation MTKHPLAGSERAVQSGSKVVGSCNPAETIEVVVMLRRQGEQQFQALMKKIESGDPKAQPVSREQFGKEFGAAPNDVAKLKAFAAQHGLSVVREDAAAGTVVLSGTIAQFQTAFDVQLHYYVHHSLGQYRGRTGSICVPDELYGVVTAVLGLDNRPQARPHFRIRPPFVPAKAQQATFTPLQLASLYNFPPGDGTGQCIGIIELGGGFQNSDLNTYFSGLGVPVPKVVSVGVDQGSNAPSGDPNGPDGEVTLDIEIAGAIAPGATIAVYFTSNSDAGFIDAVSRAVHDATNKPSVISISWGGPETIWTAQSLNAFNSVLQAAAALGVTVCAAAGDSGSSDGVSDGSDHVDFPASSPYVLACGGTNLQASGQSIAREIVWNDGQDGGAGGGGVSTAFPVPAWQNGLSATGTQGGSRALAGRGVPDVAGDASPATGYDVLIDGSMTVVGGTSAVAPLWAALIARINAAKGESVGFVNPKLYQARGVCNDITQGNNGSFAATPGWDACTGLGSPNGQKVAAAL
- a CDS encoding DUF1993 domain-containing protein, whose translation is MSISMYQASVPVLVRGLTNLKTFLGKAQAHAAEKQIEPSVFIGARLFPDMLPLNRQVYIATDTAKGCAARLAGVEAPKYDDVEVTFDELDARIQKTIVYLNEFKPEQIDGSEERQVTLKMRTGAVEFTGIAYLLHFALPNFFFHTTTAYDILRHNGVELGKLDFLGRGTSN
- a CDS encoding YnfA family protein gives rise to the protein MKTFLLYAITAIAEIVGCYLPWRWLKEGGSPWLLVPGALSLALFAWLLTLHGTAAGRVYAAYGGVYVAVAILWLWGVEQVRPTLWDLAGAVVTLAGMSIIAFQPRI
- a CDS encoding DUF1289 domain-containing protein, whose product is MGYGTNVKSPCIAICRFDSKTGFCIGCLRTRDECKGWKKMKDRHRRKVIEDRSHTESRLNK
- a CDS encoding LysE family translocator codes for the protein MISTHLLIVFIAALVVVYAVPGPDMALVMQTSIGRGVRSGFAAAGGLAVARATHVTLSACGVAALLRSAPWLYDVVRYGGAVYLAWIAVQIFRSPVFALPSAGAAAAEPSPLRAAFIKGLLTNLLNPKALLFCSVLLPQFVRPQEGAVVMQVVELGVVLLIAGACFDAVYAIGAARIANWMRTHPLAQTVQRWTFSAALIGFALRLSFD
- a CDS encoding Lrp/AsnC family transcriptional regulator yields the protein MTNDLDKVDRAILATLQNDGRMSNARLAEAVGLSETPCARRLKRLESDGYIERYRAMLSRSALGLGVVAFVHVRFAVHDRAVATRFEREVLAIPRILSCHNVSGSADYVLQIVARDLDDYGTFMRDELRSLPGVTSVESSLSLREVKANGGLPLP